The Gemmata palustris genome includes a region encoding these proteins:
- a CDS encoding RNA polymerase sigma factor, with translation MPGLPDGPPVAAAGTDAALLLRYQGGDDAAATDIYSRYANRLRALARQYCTPNYAGRFDADDVLQSVFRAFFHGARHRAYEVPPEGELWGLLMVLAVNKVRALVGHHEANKRAVRQTASVPDLDSHPALAADDSAAAFLRMVMDEQLAALPESNRAIIRLRTEGYEVGEIARETGRSRRTVERVLQDFRARLSRA, from the coding sequence ATGCCCGGGTTGCCCGACGGCCCGCCCGTGGCCGCAGCCGGCACCGACGCCGCACTGCTACTACGGTACCAGGGCGGCGACGACGCCGCGGCCACCGACATCTACTCGCGCTACGCCAATCGCCTCCGCGCACTCGCGCGCCAGTACTGCACCCCCAATTATGCCGGCCGGTTCGACGCGGACGACGTGCTCCAGTCCGTGTTCCGCGCGTTCTTCCACGGCGCGCGGCACCGCGCCTACGAGGTGCCCCCCGAGGGCGAACTGTGGGGGCTGCTCATGGTGCTGGCGGTGAACAAGGTTCGCGCGCTGGTCGGGCACCACGAGGCCAACAAGCGCGCGGTGCGCCAGACCGCGTCCGTGCCGGACCTCGACTCCCACCCCGCGCTGGCCGCCGACGATTCCGCCGCCGCGTTCCTGCGGATGGTGATGGACGAGCAACTGGCCGCACTTCCCGAATCGAACCGCGCCATCATACGCTTGCGCACCGAGGGCTACGAGGTCGGGGAGATCGCCCGCGAAACCGGGCGCTCGCGCCGCACCGTCGAGCGCGTCCTGCAAGACTTCCGCGCGCGCCTGTCGCGCGCCTGA